The nucleotide window ACACTTATAACGATAGCCAATGACATTTCCTTGGTCTGCATACCCCTTCGAGGCACGACGTGAAGCCGGTGAGCGGCGGGAGCGGGAGCAATGCCGCTGTAAAGGGGTTGTAGAGGACAAGGTCTGAGAGCTCGTTGGCCACGACCAGCCAGCCACGGAAGGAGCCGCAGCAGGCCACAGCCTGGCCCCGGGGGAAACTGACCTTAAATTCTTTCTCGTCTAGGAGGTTACGGAACTTGGAAGTAACTGTGGGATCCCATAGTCTGCGACTCTGTTCCCCTCCAGGAAGTGGCTCGGTCGCCAAGGACACAAGCCACGGTGTGCAGCCAGGTGGGACACTGGGGGCGGCCATGGAGGCAGAGCACCATGACGGGCAGACAGCACGGAAGGCCAGAGCCTCGGGTAACTCGAGGAGAAGCAGGATGCGGATCAGGAGATCGGTGGGTAGGTCGGACCAGCCTGGGCTTGGATAAGGTCCTGCCATTGAGAAAAAATCCCGTCAGGAAAATTTACATATATAAGCAGATTTATATAGCGACACAAACACGCCCGCGTACGTTGCCCAATCGGACAAGAAAAGGTATACGATTCAAACTGGGAAACCGATTTCAATCTGTATAGGCTCTTATTATTAGGAAATATGACTGTGATTCTGAAAATATGACCATAAAAATTGGATCTTTAGAAAATATGACTGTGATTCTGAAAACTTACCCATAGTAGTGGCCTTGGGAGATTCATCATGGATGGAGATAGAAGGGGCAGCTGTGGAAGT belongs to Triticum urartu cultivar G1812 chromosome 7, Tu2.1, whole genome shotgun sequence and includes:
- the LOC125523071 gene encoding F-box protein At1g10110-like, with product MGPYPSPGWSDLPTDLLIRILLLLELPEALAFRAVCPSWCSASMAAPSVPPGCTPWLVSLATEPLPGGEQSRRLWDPTVTSKFRNLLDEKEFKVSFPRGQAVACCGSFRGWLVVANELSDLVLYNPFTAALLPLPPLTGFTSCLEGVCRPRKCHWLSL